One window from the genome of Plasmodium relictum strain SGS1 genome assembly, chromosome: 12 encodes:
- a CDS encoding AMP deaminase, putative yields the protein MKESNNDNDSNICLPNKNKGWNFLYETVVKVSSNASMKYENTLMNKDLPDLQSFNRFSFTLSSTGNIPREEEIEVAQKLLKICNLRDEFIKNFTDIDTSVVEDAAISECYKKKHLDQFESAEPIYNPYNVTILKKCNAFINFVDGIFFVYWDLDTDQGPKSKEECNESNKLHGQKSIKSTYEYLSSIEIIMLVVQDPACKSFCYQRLKYLEQKFDFHIMFNGSLELGEAKSIKHRDFYNIRKVDTHVHHSACMQQKALLRFIREKYRTEPNTVVYVDEKGEKMTLKQIFDKELKSSAYEATVDSLAVNALGNCFHRFDLFNQKYNPFGQKLLRDIFLKTDNYIEGRYLAEITKEEIKKLEYSKYQHVEWRISIYGKNKNEWLKLAKWVLDNKLSSIRVRWVIQVPRLYHIYKKMKLIKNFGDFLRNVFGPCFEAVRNPEENKEIFTFLHQVVAWDSVDDESVVSKYTLKGGELPTPDNYTSDNNPPYSYYAYYMYANIRTLNEFMILRNLRPLSFRPHCGETGNIGHLATMFLLADKINHGINLRKSPVLLYLYYLKQIGLAISPLSNNALFLQIEKNPFKNFFKIGLNVSLSTDDPLMFHFTDEPLLEEYSICAHIWKLSTVDLGEIARNSVIQSGFEPAFKKHWLGVDLNESLNFYNNPEKTNIANTRMIYRKNTLEEENKNIERLVNFKNKSL from the exons ATGAAAGAATCcaataatgataatgattCAAATATATGTCTTCCAAATAAAAACAAAGGATGGaactttttatatgaaaCAGTAGTAAAAGTATCATCAAATGCATCAATGAAATATGAAAACACATTAATGAATAAGGATCTGCCAGATTTACAATCTTTTAACCGTTTTAGTTTTACTTTATCATCTACTGGTAATATACCTCGagaagaagaaatagaagTTGCCCAG aaattattgaaaatttGTAATTTAAGAGATgagtttataaaaaattttactgaTATTGATACATCAGTAGTTGAGGATGCAGCAATATCAGAGTgctacaaaaaaaaacatcTTGATCAATTTGAATCTGCTGAACCTATTTATAATCCTTATAATGTtactattttaaaaaaatgtaatgcTTTTATTAACTTTGTTGAcggtattttttttgtttactGGGATCTAGACACTGATCAAGGACCTAAAA gtaaAGAAGAATGCAACGAATCAAATAAATTACATGGACAGAAATCAATTAAATCAACATATGAATATTTATCATCTATTGAAATAATAATGTTAGTTGTTCAAGATCCTGCATGTAAAAGTTTTTGCTATCAGagattaaaatatttagaacAAAAATTTGATTTTCATATTATGTTTAATGGATCCTTAGAATTAGGAGAGGCAAAAAGTATAAAACATCGcgatttttataatataagaaAAGTAGATACACATGTTCATCATTCTGCATGTATGCAGCAAAAAGCACTACTAAGATTTATAAGAGAAAAGTACAGAACAGAACCAAATACAGTAGTATATGTGGATGAAAAAGGAGAAAAAATGACtttaaaacaaatatttgATAAGGAATTAAAAAGTTCTGCTTACGAAGCTACAGTTGATAGTTTAGCAGTTAATGCATTAGGAAATTGTTTTCATAgatttgatttatttaatcaaaaatataatcCTTTTGGTCAAAAGTTATTAagagatatttttttaaaaactgACAATTATATAGAAGGGAGATATTTAGCAGAAATTactaaagaagaaataaaaaaactagAATATTCTAAATATCAACACGTAGAATGGCGTATATCTATATacggaaaaaataaaaatgagtgGTTGAAATTAGCAAAATGGGTATTAGATAATAAACTAAGTAGTATAAGAGTACGGTGGGTAATTCAAGTACCAAGATtgtatcatatatataaaaaaatgaaattaattaaaaattttggtGATTTTTTGAGAAATGTTTTTGGACCGTGTTTTGAAGCAGTAAGAAATccagaagaaaataaagaaatttttacttttttacaTCAAGTTGTTGCTTGGGATAGTGTTGATGATGAATCTGTtgtttcaaaatatacattgaaagGGGGTGAATTGCCGACACCTGACAATTATACTAGCGATAATAATCCTCCTTATTCTTATTATGCATATTATATGTATGCAAATATAAGAAcattaaatgaatttatGATTCTGAGAAATTTAAGACCATTGTCATTCAg ACCTCATTGTGGTGAAACTGGAAACATAGGGCACTTAGCTACAATGTTTTTACTAGctgataaaataaatcacGGTATTAATTTAAGAAAATCTCCTGTTTTATTGTACTTATATTATCTAAAGCAGATTGGGTTAGCAATTTCTCCTTTATCAAATAATGCTTTATTTTTGCAAAtag aaaagaatccttttaaaaacttttttaaaataggtTTGAATGTGTCTTTATCAACAGATGATCCTTTGATGTTTCATTTTACTGATGAACCATTATTAGAAGAATATTCTATATGTGca cATATATGGAAATTGAGCACGGTAGATTTAGGTGAAATTGCAAGAAATTCTGTTATTCAAAg tgGATTTGAACCAGCTTTTAAAAAACATTGGTTAGGAGTTGATTTAAATGAAtccttaaatttttataacaatCCTGAGAAAACTAATATAGCTAATACCAGAATGATTTATAG gAAAAATACATTAGAAGAAGAGAATAAGAACATTGAGCGACttgttaattttaaaaacaaatctttataa